Proteins encoded within one genomic window of Methanothrix harundinacea 6Ac:
- a CDS encoding argininosuccinate synthase: MSGVIVLAYSGGLDTSVCIPLLRERYGFERVITVLTDVGQPKEDIERGNKRAEKLSDEHYVIDAKEEFVTDYIFPAIKANGSYEGYVLGTAIARPLIARKTVEVAERLGADALGHGCTGRGNDQLRFEAIFRATELRVVAPMRDLELSREWEIDYARDHGIDVPVTRERPWSIDENLWSRSIEGGLLEDPFFEPPEEIYAWTKPPERGLAPQKVDIEFSAGVPIALDGERMGGVELIENLNRTAGEHGVGRTDMIEDRVLGLKARENYEHPAATVLLTAHRDLERLVLSRAELRFKASVDDAWSELAYMGLVNDPLYSDLSAFVDQSQKRVNGVVRMKLSCGRAFSVGRRSPDAIYDQEMVSFDSKTLSQRDSEGFAKYHGFQARFLAKR, encoded by the coding sequence GTGTCTGGAGTCATAGTCCTCGCCTACTCTGGAGGGCTCGATACATCGGTCTGCATCCCGCTCCTCCGGGAGCGCTACGGATTTGAGCGGGTGATCACCGTCCTGACGGACGTGGGCCAGCCGAAGGAGGACATCGAGAGGGGAAATAAGAGGGCGGAGAAGCTGAGCGATGAGCACTACGTCATCGACGCGAAGGAGGAATTCGTCACCGATTACATCTTCCCCGCCATCAAGGCGAACGGCTCCTACGAGGGCTACGTCCTCGGAACCGCCATCGCCCGGCCCCTGATAGCCAGAAAGACGGTGGAGGTGGCCGAGAGGTTGGGGGCCGACGCCCTGGGCCACGGCTGCACCGGGAGGGGCAACGACCAGCTGAGGTTCGAGGCGATCTTCCGGGCGACGGAGCTGCGGGTGGTGGCTCCCATGCGCGATCTGGAGCTGAGCCGCGAGTGGGAGATCGACTACGCTCGCGATCACGGGATCGACGTCCCCGTGACCCGGGAGAGGCCCTGGTCCATCGACGAGAACCTCTGGTCGAGGAGCATTGAGGGAGGCCTCCTGGAGGACCCCTTCTTCGAGCCCCCCGAGGAGATCTACGCCTGGACCAAGCCTCCGGAGAGGGGCCTTGCTCCCCAGAAGGTCGATATCGAGTTCTCCGCGGGGGTTCCGATAGCCTTAGACGGCGAGAGGATGGGGGGGGTCGAGCTGATCGAGAACCTCAACAGGACCGCCGGAGAGCACGGCGTCGGCAGGACCGACATGATCGAGGACCGGGTCCTCGGCCTCAAGGCGAGGGAGAACTACGAGCATCCGGCGGCGACGGTCCTCCTCACCGCCCACCGGGACCTGGAGAGGCTCGTCCTCTCCCGGGCGGAGCTGCGGTTCAAGGCCTCGGTCGACGACGCCTGGTCGGAGCTCGCCTACATGGGCCTCGTCAACGATCCCCTGTACTCCGACCTCTCCGCCTTCGTCGACCAGAGCCAGAAGAGGGTGAACGGCGTCGTCAGGATGAAGCTCTCCTGCGGCAGGGCCTTCTCCGTCGGGAGGAGGTCTCCGGACGCCATATACGATCAGGAGATGGTCTCCTTCGACAGCAAGACCCTGAGCCAGAGGGACTCGGAGGG
- a CDS encoding radical SAM/SPASM domain-containing protein, whose translation MTPLLKTAALTVDYDQDRRMLQARGAISVLVQPALNKINQRLTEEKPALVRENDIVASTWLPPVPSGPFKRLVLSEAKIAIGRFVPQTVSIEVTRACGCRCDHCLIKEGEGELDTEEIKRVVDEALELGASIITFTEGDPLLRDDILDLIRHVDPERAVVNLFTPGLEMTPERAKELKDAGLYNILIGVYSRDPSVHDRIRGVEGAHQKAIAAIKMALEAGLLVTMSTHVKGDGVSETLDLYDLAAELGVHEFSIWEGIPTSPAEELTTIDRETILRFYKRVNRTPGGPRVFASTYFEGQMLGCMAGRRWLHIGVDGGVRPCPYLDEVVGDVRERPLKEIWKAVRASGEFEMLRSDCPAQSRARPL comes from the coding sequence ATGACCCCTCTACTGAAGACCGCCGCCCTGACGGTGGACTACGACCAGGATAGGAGAATGCTCCAGGCCCGAGGAGCGATCTCGGTGCTGGTCCAGCCGGCCCTGAACAAGATCAACCAGCGGCTGACCGAGGAGAAGCCCGCCCTGGTGAGGGAGAATGACATAGTCGCCTCTACATGGCTACCACCCGTCCCCAGCGGCCCCTTCAAGAGGCTGGTCCTCAGCGAGGCGAAGATCGCCATAGGCAGGTTTGTCCCCCAGACCGTCAGCATCGAGGTGACGAGGGCGTGCGGCTGCCGCTGTGACCACTGCCTGATAAAAGAGGGCGAGGGGGAGCTCGATACTGAGGAGATCAAAAGGGTCGTCGACGAGGCCCTGGAGCTGGGGGCGAGCATCATCACCTTCACCGAGGGGGACCCCCTCCTCCGGGACGATATCCTCGACCTGATCCGCCACGTCGACCCGGAGCGAGCGGTGGTGAACCTCTTCACCCCGGGCCTGGAGATGACCCCGGAGAGGGCGAAGGAGCTGAAGGATGCAGGCCTCTACAACATCCTGATAGGGGTCTACAGCAGAGATCCCTCGGTCCACGACCGGATCAGAGGGGTCGAGGGCGCCCACCAGAAGGCGATCGCCGCCATAAAGATGGCCCTGGAGGCGGGGCTCCTCGTCACCATGTCGACCCACGTCAAGGGCGACGGGGTCTCGGAGACCCTCGACCTCTACGACCTGGCGGCAGAGCTCGGGGTCCACGAGTTCTCGATCTGGGAGGGGATCCCGACCTCTCCGGCGGAGGAGCTGACCACCATAGACCGGGAGACGATCCTCCGGTTCTACAAGAGGGTAAACCGGACCCCCGGCGGACCCCGGGTCTTTGCCAGCACCTACTTCGAAGGGCAGATGCTCGGCTGCATGGCGGGACGCCGCTGGCTCCACATCGGCGTCGACGGCGGAGTCAGGCCCTGCCCCTACCTAGACGAGGTGGTGGGAGACGTCCGGGAGCGGCCCCTGAAGGAGATCTGGAAGGCGGTCAGGGCCTCGGGGGAGTTTGAAATGCTCAGGTCCGACTGCCCCGCCCAGAGCCGGGCCCGCCCCCTCTGA
- a CDS encoding Era-like GTP-binding protein, whose translation MSVIRSLKMNFAVWIKWIFGKKRARIGIYGPPNAGKTTLANRIVKDWSGMEVGGISNIPHETRRAMRTDGVVINANGSSVELDIVDTPGMATKIDFREFMAYGLEEEEAKRRAKEATEGVIEAIKWLEDLDGVLLVMDSTEDPYTQVNVTVVGNMEARKLPLLIVANKMDLPKASPSRIKAAFPQHPLVSVSALEGSNIDELYAAIARHFG comes from the coding sequence ATGAGCGTCATCAGAAGTCTAAAGATGAACTTTGCCGTCTGGATAAAATGGATCTTCGGTAAAAAGAGGGCCAGAATAGGCATATACGGTCCGCCCAACGCCGGAAAGACGACCCTCGCCAACAGGATAGTGAAGGACTGGAGCGGGATGGAGGTGGGCGGGATATCCAACATACCCCACGAGACGAGGAGGGCCATGAGGACCGACGGCGTGGTGATAAACGCCAACGGATCCAGCGTCGAGCTGGACATCGTCGACACGCCGGGGATGGCCACCAAGATCGATTTCAGGGAGTTCATGGCTTACGGCCTGGAGGAGGAGGAGGCAAAGAGGAGGGCCAAGGAGGCGACGGAGGGGGTCATCGAGGCGATCAAATGGCTGGAAGATCTGGACGGCGTCCTTCTGGTGATGGACTCTACCGAAGATCCTTACACCCAGGTGAACGTGACGGTGGTGGGAAATATGGAGGCGAGAAAGCTCCCCCTCCTGATCGTCGCGAACAAGATGGACCTGCCCAAAGCCTCTCCTTCCAGGATCAAGGCGGCCTTTCCACAGCATCCCTTGGTCTCCGTCTCGGCGCTGGAGGGGTCGAACATCGATGAGCTGTATGCGGCCATAGCTAGGCACTTCGGGTGA
- a CDS encoding DUF2073 domain-containing protein, giving the protein MREVQMDLISAERLESMSSMEKIRLILSKVKRGNIVVLELGLTPEEEVKLIEMTMTEIRLDEFSGIEIESYPVKNESTFLNKILGKSGIKTRMTVIGPANQLRTVEKDKYQISTKVSVGD; this is encoded by the coding sequence ATGCGGGAAGTACAGATGGATCTGATCTCCGCCGAGAGGCTGGAGTCCATGTCCTCCATGGAGAAGATCCGGCTCATTCTGAGCAAGGTCAAGAGGGGGAACATCGTGGTGCTGGAGCTGGGCCTGACCCCCGAGGAGGAGGTCAAGCTGATCGAGATGACGATGACCGAGATCCGCCTCGACGAGTTCTCGGGGATAGAGATCGAGAGCTATCCTGTAAAGAACGAATCTACGTTTCTGAACAAGATCCTCGGCAAGTCGGGGATCAAGACGAGGATGACGGTCATCGGCCCCGCAAACCAGCTCCGGACCGTCGAGAAGGACAAGTACCAGATCAGCACCAAGGTCTCGGTCGGTGACTGA
- a CDS encoding OapC/ArvC family zinc-ribbon domain-containing protein, whose product MPHMCTRCRSVFDDGMDVLEGCPVCGWKKFLFVKSKEKIKEVRGALNASEIGGPCEPWPEGDDALRKILKAPPHQPPNMEPANTETAKREPPRKGRKGRSRRSAEGREKQKETPKPKGTLGFFDLDSTRGREPPPPEGESKNHRIDEGKMLESIRMSEPGTYELNLSSLFERDELVMALKDGTYFIDLSSAFKKSKKG is encoded by the coding sequence ATGCCCCACATGTGCACCCGATGTAGGAGCGTCTTCGATGACGGCATGGACGTTCTGGAGGGGTGTCCCGTCTGCGGCTGGAAGAAGTTCCTATTCGTCAAGTCGAAGGAGAAGATAAAGGAGGTCCGGGGCGCCCTGAACGCCTCGGAGATCGGCGGACCCTGCGAGCCCTGGCCGGAGGGAGACGACGCCCTCCGAAAGATCCTGAAGGCGCCCCCGCACCAGCCACCCAATATGGAACCTGCCAATACGGAAACAGCCAAGAGAGAACCCCCCAGAAAGGGGAGGAAGGGCAGGAGCAGGCGATCCGCTGAGGGGAGAGAAAAACAAAAGGAGACCCCAAAACCGAAGGGGACTCTGGGGTTCTTCGATCTGGACTCGACGAGAGGGAGAGAACCGCCGCCCCCGGAAGGGGAATCCAAGAACCACCGGATCGACGAGGGGAAGATGCTGGAGAGCATCCGGATGTCGGAGCCGGGGACCTACGAGCTGAACCTCTCCTCCCTCTTCGAGCGTGACGAGCTGGTGATGGCGC